A stretch of DNA from Streptomyces rubradiris:
GCCGCCGACCACTACCACCGGTACCGCGACGACGTGGCCCTGATGAAGGACCTCGGGCTCAAGGCCTACCGGTTCTCCATCTCCTGGCCCCGGGTCCAGCCCACCGGCCGGGGCCCCGCCGTCGAGCGCGGCCTGGACTTCTACCGCCGGCTGACCGACGCCCTCCTGGAGGCGGGCATCACCCCGGTCGCCACCCTCTACCACTGGGACCTGCCGCAGGAGCTGGAGGACGCGGGCGGCTGGCCGCACCGCGACACCGCCCACCGGTTCGCCGACTACGCCGCCCTCGCCGCCCGCGCCCTGGGCGACCGGGTCGGGATGTGGACCACCCTCAACGAGCCCTGGTGCTCGGCGTTCCTCGGCTACGGCTCCGGCGTGCACGCCCCGGGCCGGACCGACCCGGCCGCCACCCTGCGCGCCGCCCACCACCTGAACCTGGCCCACGGCGAGGCCGTCGGCGTCCTGCGCACGGCCCTGCCCTCCTCGGCGCAGGTCTCCATCACCCTGAACCTGCACCAGGTGCGCCCGCTCACCGGCAGCCCCGAGGACGCCGAGGCCGCCCGCCGCATCGACGCCGTCGGCAACCGGATCTTCACCGGCCCCCTGCTGGACGGCGCCTACCCCGAGGACCTGCTGCGCGACACCGCGCACCTGGTCGACTGGGACGAGCTGGTGCGCGCCGGGGACCTCGCGGAGATCTCCCGTCCGCTCGACGTGCTCGGCGTCAACTACTACGCGCCGACCGTGGTCTCGCTGCCCGCCGACGGCGCCGCGAGCACCCGCAACGACGGCCACGGCGCGAGCGACCACTCCCCGTGGACCGGCTCCGAGCAGGTCGCCTTCCACCTCGCCAACGACGACCTGACCGCCATGAACTGGGCCATCGACGCCAGCGGCCTGCACACCCTGCTGACCGAGATGTCGGCCCGGCACCCCGGGCTGCCGCTGATGGTCACCGAGAACGGCGCCGCCTTCGACGACTATGTCTCCCCGGAGGGCCGCGTCGAGGACCCGCAGCGGATCGCCTACCTCCGCTCCCACCTGGACGCCGTCCGCCGCGCCATCGCCGACGGCGCCGACGTGCGGGGCTACTTCCTGTGGTCCCTGCTGGACAACTTCGAGTGGTCCTACGGCTATTCGAAGCGGTTCGGCGCCGTCTACGTCGACTACCCCACCCAGCGCCGCATCCCCAAGGCCAGCGCCCGCTGGTACGCCGAGGTGATCCGGAACAACGCCCTGCCCGCCTGACGGCCCGTCCCCGCCCGCGGAATCGAAGGCGCCGCCGTCACGCTGTTACATTCCTGGCCTGACGGCGGTGAACGGAAGGCGGCGACCATGGCAGGCAACGGTGTGAGGGGCCGGGGCGGCCGGCGGCCGACCCTGGAGGAGGTCGCCGCCCGGGCCGGGGTCGGGCGGGGCACGGTCTCCCGGGTGATCAACGGCTCACCCCGGGTCAGCGACGCCACCCGTGCCGCCGTAGAGGCGGCCGTCGCCGAGCTGGGCTACGTCCCCAACACCGCGGCCCGCGCCCTCGCGGCCAACCGCACCGACGCCATCGCGCTGGTCGTCCCCGAGCCGGAGACCCGGTTCTTCGCCGAGCCCTACTTCTCCGACATGCTGCGCGGGGTCGGCGCGGGACTGTCCGACACCGAGATGCAGTTGCTGCTGACCTTCGCGGGCAGCGACCGGGAGCGGCAGCGGCTGGCCCAGTACCTGGCCGCCCACCGGGTGGACGGCGTCCTGCTGGTGGGCGTGCACGCCGACGACCCGCTGCCCGATCTGCTGGCCGAGCTGGAGATCCCGGCCGTGATCAGCGGCCCGCGCTCGGCGGCCGAGTCGCTCACCTCGGTGGACTCCGACAACTACGCGGGCGCCCGCGCGGCCGTGGAACACCTGCTGTCCCGGGGCCGGCACCGGATCGCGCACATCACCGGCGCGCTGGACGTCTACGGCGCCCAGCGCCGCGCCGACGGCTACCGCGACGCCCTCGCCGACGCCGGCCGCCCGGTGGACGAACTCCTCATCGAACCGGGGGACTTCAGCGAGGAGGGCGGCCGGCGCGCGATGGCCACCCTGCTGTCCCGCCGGCCCGGCCTGGACGCGGTCTTCGCGGGCTCGGACGTGATGGCGGCGGGCGCCCGCCAGGTGCTGCGCGAGGCGGGCCGGCGCATCCCGGAGGACGTGGCACTGGTCGGCTACGACGACTCGGCCATCGCCCGCCACATGGACCCGCCGCTCACCAGCGTCCGGCAGCCCATCGAGGAGATGGGCCGCGCGATGATCGACCTGCTCCTCACGGAGATCGCCGGCCGGGGCCCGGGTCCGGCGCGGGCGGCGGCCCCCCGCCGGGCGGTGCTGCCGGTGCAGCTGGTGGAGCGGGCGTCGTCGTGACGCGGCTCACCGGCCGGGTCCGCACGAGTCCCGGCCGGTGGGGGAGCGGGCCGGAAAACGCGGGTGGGAAAACGAATCAGCCGGTGACTCCGTCTTCCGACGGAGTCACCGGCTGATCACCCAGGGTGAGTGACGGGACTCGAACCCGCGACATCCTGGACCACAACCAGGTGCTCTACCAGCTGAGCTACACCCACCACGACCGGTGGTGGAACTTGTCGTTTCCCCGACCGGCCGAGAAGAAGTCTACAGGGTCTTCAGGGGTGCTCGCGCACACGTTTTCGCGCGGGCGGGCCCGGGGCGGCTACGGCGCGGGTACGACGTGCCGGGCGGCGATCTGCCGGGCGGTGTCGGAGTCCGGGCCGGGCTGGGGCACGAAGATGGCCTCCCGGTAGTAGCGCAGCTCGGCGATCGACTCGCGGATGTCGGCGAGGGCCCGGTGGTTGCCGTTCTTCTCCGGGCTGTTGAAGTACGCCCGCGGGTACCAGCGGCGGGCGAGCTCCTTGACCGAGGAGACGTCGACGATCCGGTAGTGGAGGTAGTCCTCCAGGGTCGGCATGTCCCGCAGCAAAAAGCCGCGGTCGGTGCCCACGGAGTTCCCGCACAGCGGGGCCTTGCCGGGCTCCTTCACGTGCTCGCGCACGTACGCCAGGACCTGCTCCTCGGCGTCCTTCAGGGTCGTGCCCCGCTCCAGCTCGGCGAGCAGCCCGGACGCGGTGTGCATCTGACGCACCACCTCCGGCATCGTCTCCAGCGCGCGGGCCGGCGGACGGATGACGATGTCCACCCCCTCGCCGAGTACGTTCAGCTCGGAGTCGGTGACGAGGGCGGCCACCTCGATGAGCGCGTCGTCGGACAGCGAGAGGCCGGTCATCTCGCAGTCGATCCACACCATGCGATCGTTCATGCGACCACCCTAAAGCGCACCTGAGCTTTTTACGTGCCCCCGTGCTCCGCAGGACGGGCCGAAGGGGGTTCGTCGTCCGGGTGCGGGCGCGTCCTGGCTCGTCGCGCGGTTCCCCGCGTCCCTCGGGCACGACGGAGGGGGCGGACGCGTCCGCCCCCTCCGTCGTGCTCAGTTACCGCTGCGCGGGCCCGGGAGCAGGCCCACCGCGCCGGCCGGGGCGCGGCGCGCCTGGAGCGGTACTCCGCCTTCGCGGTGCTCGTGGAGCAGCGCGGGGGCGGTGCCGCTCACCGGTCCCGGGCCGGGCAGCCCCGCGGGGGCGCCCTGCGGGCCGGTCACCGGCACCGCCGGCTCCGGCTCGCCCGGCTTCTCGCCCTGCGGCCTGCGGGCCCGGTAGGCGGCCCGGTAGGCGGCGGGGGAGGAGCCGAGCTGGCGGCGGAAGTGGCCGCGCAGGGCCACCGGGGAGCGGAAGCCGCAGCGGCCCGCCACCTCGTCCACCGAGTAGTCCGACGTCTCCAGCAGCCGCTGCGCCTGGAGCACCCGCTGCGTGATCAGCCACTGCAGCGGCGCGCTCCCGGTGAGCGAGCGGAACCGGCGGTCGAACGTGCGGCGGCTCATGTAGGCGCGTGCCGCCAGTGTCTCCACGTCGAACTGCTCGTGGAGGTGTTCCAGCGCCCAGGCGACGACCTCGGCGAGCGGGTCGGCGCCGATCTCCTCGGGTAAAGACCGGTCGAGGTAGCGCTCCTGGCCTCCCGACCGGCGCGGCGGGACGACCAGGCGCCGGGCGAGCGCGCCGGCCGCCTCGTTGCCGTGGTCGGTCCGCACGATGTGGAGGCAGAGGTCGATCCCGGCCGCGGTGCCCGCCGACGTCAGCACGTCGCCGTCGTCGACGAACAGCTCCCGCGGGTCGACGTGCACCGACGGATAGCGCTTGGCCAGCGTCGGCGCGTACATCCAGTGGGTGGTCGCCGGGCGGCCGTCCAGCAGGCCGGCCGCCGCGAGCACGAAGGCCCCGGTGCACAGCCCGACGATGCGGGCGCCCTCCTCGTGCGCCCGGCGCAGCGCGTCGAGCGCCTCCTCCGGCGGCGGCGAGGTGATCGACCGCCAGGCCGGCACGACGACCGTCCCGGCGCGGGAGATCGCCTCCAGCCCATGCGGTGCGGTGAGTTCCAGGCCCCCTGTGGTCCGCAGCGGGCCTTCCTCGCCCGCGCACACCAGCAGCCGGTAGCGCGGCACGCCGGCGTCCTGGCGGTCGATGCCGAACACCGAAAGCGGAATGGAACTCTCGAAGATGGGGCCGCCGCTGAACAGCAGCACCGCGACGATTTCCTTACGGCGTCGCCCGGACAGTTTCCGGGCTGCGGCATCCTGCGCGGCAGTGGAGTCGTGGCTCATACTGCTAAGCCCCCCTCGGTGGTCGCGGCTCCTCGGTTGTGTCGCTCCTGCACGTTTCCCCTCGGTCCTGCACGAGTCCCCCGCCGTAAAGACGATCAAGATCGAATTTACTGGCTCCCGCGATCATGCGGTGGCCAGTTCGACACGCCGGACATTGTCGACATGACAACTTGGCGTGAAGCATTCGATCACGAAGCGTTGCACTCACGGGGCGTGCAGGGAAGTGCGCCTTGTCGTCGTGGCCAATCCGCGTAGGGTGCACGACGGCCCGCGGACCCTTTCCTTGCAGGTGGAACGGGGATTGGAGGGTGGGTCGGAGCCCTCTTGGTCGATATCCAGAAGTTGGCTGAAAAGCAGCGCTCGGAGGCGCGAAAACAGGTCAGTCGACCGGTGTCTGACCCCGGGTGTGACGTCCGCCTCTTTGCGCGGCGCAACGCGCCGCACACCGCTCCGACCGGCGCAGCAGCAGCCTGCAGACGGCCGTGACGGCGGTGAGACCCAGTGCGGTGCCGGCGGTGCCGGCCAGTGAGGTGCCGTACCAGAGCAGGACGACCGGTACGAGCACGCAGCTGAAGGCTGCCCACCGGATCAGCTCGCCGACGGCGTCCGGCGCGGGGCGGGGGTCGCTGCTGGATCGGGGACCGGGCATCTCGTACTCCCTGTGGCGGTGGCTCACCCCGGTACAACGCGCGTTCGACCGGCCGGTCACCGACCGTACATCTGTGAACGGTGTGCAAACCGCCTGTACGTGGCAGCAACCATTGCGTTACGGGCGCGGCTCGTGCATGCTCCGGTGAACCCCTGCGGACGCCGGGGGACCGCTTACGGAGCGTGCGCGGTATCTGGGCTCGGGAGGAGTGCCGCCGTACCCTTGGGGGTATGGGCTTGGGAAGACGTTTCCCGGACACAGCTCCGCCGCACACTGTCGTCCCTTCCCATAAAGGATCACAACGCCGAGACAGCCATGGCCGGTCACGAATTCTTCGAACCCGCGGACCGCAAGCGGCCGGTCGCCGACCCCACGGCGGCCGATCCCCTGGCGGCGGAAGAGACACGTCCTTCCTGCGACCCCGCCTTCCGGCACGGAGTCGTCGTCGGCTTCGACGGCTCCACCTCCAGTGAGCGCGCCCTCGCCTACGCGATCGGCATGGCCCACCGTTCCCGCTCGGGCCTGATCATCGTCCATGTCGCCAACCGGTTGCCCACCACCGTGTGGGCCGGCTGCGAACCGCCCGTCTTCGTCGACGTGCCGGACCACCGCACCGAGGTCCTCGGGCTCGAACTGGCCTGTGCGGACTATCTGGCCGAGGTGCCGTGGATCCTGGTCGAGCGGGGCGGCGACATCTGCCACGAACTCGAAGAGGTCGGGCGGGAGTACGAGGCCGACGCGATCGTGGTCGGCTCCACGCACGGCATCGTCGGGCGGATCTTCGGCTCCGTCGCCGGGCGGCTCGCCAAGCGGGCGCGACGGCCCGTGATCGTCATCCCCTAGGGCGTCCCACGCCCCCTCAACTCCCTTTGCGCACACGCGGACTACTCGCGCGTAGCAGGTGTTCCGGCCCTGGTGGAGGGCATATACCGGGCACCGCACCACCGCACCTGCACGAAGGGAGCCCGCCGTGGACAACGACGTCTCCGCGGGGAACGTGACCACCGCCGTGGCCGGCCGGCTGGCCCTCGCCCTCACCCTCCTGGCGTTCGGGCTCGGCACGACCGGCGTCATCCACGGCGTGGGCGCCTCCGACACCGTGACCGTGGCCCACTACGTCGGCGGGGTCACCCTCTTCCTCGTCGGCCTGCTGGCCCTGCACGACGGCGCCGCCGCCTCCGGCGCGGGGTATGTCACGCTCGGCGCCCTGTGGTTCGCCTGGGCCGTGTCGGACCGCGGGCCGGCCAACGCCGCCGGGCTCTTCCTGCTGCTGTTCGCCCTGGTCGCCCTCACCCTGACCCTCACCGGCCGCGACACCCTCGGCCGGCTGCTGTACGGGCTGCTGTTCCTGTCCATGCTGGTGCTGGCCGTCGCGGCCTTCGCCGGCAGTTCCGTGCTCGCCCGGGCCGGCGGCTGGGTGGCCGTCGCCTCGGGCGCGGTGGCCTGGTACGCGGCGACGGCGGCGCTCGCGCACTGGCCGACGGCGGTGTCCCGGCGTGCCGCGGGCCGGGGGGTGACGGCCACCGGTTGAAGTCGAGCGGCATGAGAAGGACCCCCGCGTGACCGGTGGCACACGCGGGGGTCCGTTCTGTGGCAGCGCCTACTCGACGGTGACCGACTTGGCGAGGTTCCTCGGCTTGTCGATGTCCCGGCCGAGCGCCTTCGCCGTGTGGTAGGCGAGGAGCTGGAGGGGGATGCCCATCAGGATCGGGTCCAGCTCGTCCTCGTTCTTCGGGACGATGATGGTCTGGTCCGCCTTCTCCTGGTGCTGGTGGGCCACCGCCAGGATCTTGCCCTCGCGGGCCTTGATCTCCTCCAGGGCCGCGCGGTTCTTCTCCAGCAGGTCGTCGTCGGGGACGATCGCGACCGTGGGCAGGGCCGGCTCTATGAGGGCCAGCGGGCCGTGCTTCAGCTCGGAGGCGGGGTAGGCCTCGGCGTGGATGTAGGAGACCTCCTTGAGCTTCAGGGACGCCTCGCGGGCCACCGGGTAGCCCCGGACCCGGCCGATGAAGAGCATCGAGCGGGCGTCGGCGTACTTCTCCGCCAGCCGCTTGATCTCCTCCTCCTGCTTCAGGATCTCGGAGATCTGCCCGGGCAGCCTGCGCAGGCCCTCGATGATCCGCTTGCCGTCGCGCACCGACAGGTCGCGGGTGCGGCCCAGGTGCAGCGCCAGCAGGGCGAAGGCCACCGTGGTGTTGGTGAAGCACTTGGTGGAGACGACGCAGACCTCGGGGCCGGCGTGGACGTAGACGCCGCCGTCGGCCTCGCGGGCGATCGCCGAACCGACGACGTTGACCACGCCGAGGACCCGCGCGCCCTTGCGCTTCAGCTCCTGCACGGCGGCCAGGACGTCGTAGGTCTCGCCGGACTGGGAGACGGCGATGTACAGGGTGTCGGGGTCCACGACCGCGTTGCGGTAGCGGAACTCGGAGGCCGGCTCGGCGTCGGCGGGGATGCGGGCCAGCTCCTCGATCATCTGGGCGCCGATCATGCCCGCGTGGTAGGAGGTGCCGCAGCCGAGGATCTTCACCCGGCG
This window harbors:
- a CDS encoding GH1 family beta-glucosidase, translated to MTAVRPETIAEPASDTSFPTGFVWGAATAAYQVEGAATEDGRTPSIWDTFSHTPGKVRNGDTGDIAADHYHRYRDDVALMKDLGLKAYRFSISWPRVQPTGRGPAVERGLDFYRRLTDALLEAGITPVATLYHWDLPQELEDAGGWPHRDTAHRFADYAALAARALGDRVGMWTTLNEPWCSAFLGYGSGVHAPGRTDPAATLRAAHHLNLAHGEAVGVLRTALPSSAQVSITLNLHQVRPLTGSPEDAEAARRIDAVGNRIFTGPLLDGAYPEDLLRDTAHLVDWDELVRAGDLAEISRPLDVLGVNYYAPTVVSLPADGAASTRNDGHGASDHSPWTGSEQVAFHLANDDLTAMNWAIDASGLHTLLTEMSARHPGLPLMVTENGAAFDDYVSPEGRVEDPQRIAYLRSHLDAVRRAIADGADVRGYFLWSLLDNFEWSYGYSKRFGAVYVDYPTQRRIPKASARWYAEVIRNNALPA
- the orn gene encoding oligoribonuclease produces the protein MNDRMVWIDCEMTGLSLSDDALIEVAALVTDSELNVLGEGVDIVIRPPARALETMPEVVRQMHTASGLLAELERGTTLKDAEEQVLAYVREHVKEPGKAPLCGNSVGTDRGFLLRDMPTLEDYLHYRIVDVSSVKELARRWYPRAYFNSPEKNGNHRALADIRESIAELRYYREAIFVPQPGPDSDTARQIAARHVVPAP
- the glmS gene encoding glutamine--fructose-6-phosphate transaminase (isomerizing), with the translated sequence MCGIVGYIGKRDVAPLLLEGLQRLEYRGYDSAGIVVTSPKAPGLKMVKAKGRVRDLEARVPARFKGTTGIAHTRWATHGAPSDVNAHPHMSADQKVAVVHNGIIDNAADLRRKLEADGVEFLSETDTEVLTHLIARSQAEKLEDKVRQAVRLVEGTYGIAVLHADFPDRIVVARNGSPVVLGIGEKEMFVASDIAALVTHTRQIVTLDDGEMATLKADDFRTYTTEGTRTTAEPTTVEWEAESYDMGGHDTYMHKEIFEQADAVDRVLRGRIDDRFSTVHLGGLNLDAREARRIRRVKILGCGTSYHAGMIGAQMIEELARIPADAEPASEFRYRNAVVDPDTLYIAVSQSGETYDVLAAVQELKRKGARVLGVVNVVGSAIAREADGGVYVHAGPEVCVVSTKCFTNTTVAFALLALHLGRTRDLSVRDGKRIIEGLRRLPGQISEILKQEEEIKRLAEKYADARSMLFIGRVRGYPVAREASLKLKEVSYIHAEAYPASELKHGPLALIEPALPTVAIVPDDDLLEKNRAALEEIKAREGKILAVAHQHQEKADQTIIVPKNEDELDPILMGIPLQLLAYHTAKALGRDIDKPRNLAKSVTVE
- a CDS encoding universal stress protein; translation: MAGHEFFEPADRKRPVADPTAADPLAAEETRPSCDPAFRHGVVVGFDGSTSSERALAYAIGMAHRSRSGLIIVHVANRLPTTVWAGCEPPVFVDVPDHRTEVLGLELACADYLAEVPWILVERGGDICHELEEVGREYEADAIVVGSTHGIVGRIFGSVAGRLAKRARRPVIVIP
- a CDS encoding LacI family DNA-binding transcriptional regulator translates to MAGNGVRGRGGRRPTLEEVAARAGVGRGTVSRVINGSPRVSDATRAAVEAAVAELGYVPNTAARALAANRTDAIALVVPEPETRFFAEPYFSDMLRGVGAGLSDTEMQLLLTFAGSDRERQRLAQYLAAHRVDGVLLVGVHADDPLPDLLAELEIPAVISGPRSAAESLTSVDSDNYAGARAAVEHLLSRGRHRIAHITGALDVYGAQRRADGYRDALADAGRPVDELLIEPGDFSEEGGRRAMATLLSRRPGLDAVFAGSDVMAAGARQVLREAGRRIPEDVALVGYDDSAIARHMDPPLTSVRQPIEEMGRAMIDLLLTEIAGRGPGPARAAAPRRAVLPVQLVERASS
- a CDS encoding helix-turn-helix domain-containing protein, with the translated sequence MSHDSTAAQDAAARKLSGRRRKEIVAVLLFSGGPIFESSIPLSVFGIDRQDAGVPRYRLLVCAGEEGPLRTTGGLELTAPHGLEAISRAGTVVVPAWRSITSPPPEEALDALRRAHEEGARIVGLCTGAFVLAAAGLLDGRPATTHWMYAPTLAKRYPSVHVDPRELFVDDGDVLTSAGTAAGIDLCLHIVRTDHGNEAAGALARRLVVPPRRSGGQERYLDRSLPEEIGADPLAEVVAWALEHLHEQFDVETLAARAYMSRRTFDRRFRSLTGSAPLQWLITQRVLQAQRLLETSDYSVDEVAGRCGFRSPVALRGHFRRQLGSSPAAYRAAYRARRPQGEKPGEPEPAVPVTGPQGAPAGLPGPGPVSGTAPALLHEHREGGVPLQARRAPAGAVGLLPGPRSGN
- a CDS encoding GPR1/FUN34/YaaH family transporter — protein: MDNDVSAGNVTTAVAGRLALALTLLAFGLGTTGVIHGVGASDTVTVAHYVGGVTLFLVGLLALHDGAAASGAGYVTLGALWFAWAVSDRGPANAAGLFLLLFALVALTLTLTGRDTLGRLLYGLLFLSMLVLAVAAFAGSSVLARAGGWVAVASGAVAWYAATAALAHWPTAVSRRAAGRGVTATG